The proteins below come from a single Hemibagrus wyckioides isolate EC202008001 linkage group LG22, SWU_Hwy_1.0, whole genome shotgun sequence genomic window:
- the LOC131343213 gene encoding uncharacterized protein LOC131343213, which yields MCVCVCGVCGVCVCVCVSQLNSQLLRVHQLVQQAKGGSEAISEVEKKINLLEQQYINTVYYDQVSVLCDVKRKELKGVLEDVIEPCITTWNKTQILQVKQRVHEAIQVGRGEKISEVEEEINQLELQHMTSEDFSVVSWFCMVMRAELFWYRLLNSDKEQLMTEKIEILCKVEELTDALEKVRVGGEREQKIPSSTEVYKMKKDLMEIKKWCEKTEGKINYIQHRDGAVYVYKKRNEIISCWSVL from the exons atgtgtgtatgtgtgtgtggtgtgtgtggtgtgtgtgtatgtgtgtgtgtgtcacagctgAACAGTCAACTGCTTCGTGTGCACCAGCTCGTACAGCAGGCTAAAGGAGGATCAGAGGCGATCAGTGAAGTGGAGAAGAAGATTAATCTGTTGGAGCAGCAGTACATCAACACTGTTTATTATGATCAGGTCTCAGTGCTCTGTGATGTAAAGAGGAAGGAGCTGAAAGGCGTACTAGAGGATGTTATTGAACCATGTATAACGACTTGGAACAAAACG caAATACTACAGGTGAAACAGCGTGTACATGAGGCTATACAAGtagggagaggagagaagatcAGTGAAGTGGAGGAGGAGATCAATCAGCTGGAGCTGCAGCACATGACCAGTGAAGATTTCTCAGTGGTCTCATGGTTCTGCATGGTAATGAGAGCAGAGCTGTTCTGGTACAGACTACTGAATAGTGACAAAGAACAGCTAATGACTGAGAAAATagag ATTCTGTGTAAAGTGGAGGAGTTGACGGATGCTTTAGAGAAGGTCAGAGTTGgaggagagcgagagcagaaGATCCCGAGCTCCACAGAGGTGTACAAGATGAAGAAAGATCTGATGGAGATCAAAAAGTGGTGTGAAAAGACGGAGgggaaaataaattacatacaGCACAGAGATGGAGCTGT TTATGTCTATAAAAAGAGGAATGAGATTATTTCCTGTTGGTCAGTACTGTGA